A portion of the Bombina bombina isolate aBomBom1 chromosome 11, aBomBom1.pri, whole genome shotgun sequence genome contains these proteins:
- the LOC128641766 gene encoding putative uncharacterized protein DDB_G0286901, whose product MGHNAQSAHTRNNGSLNAQSAHTRNNGSLNAQSAHTRNGSLNAQSAHTSNGSLNAQSAHTRNNGSLNAQSAHTRNNGSLNAQSAHTRNNGSLNAQSVHTRNGSLNAQSVHTRNGSLNAQSAHTRNGSLNAQSAHTRNGSLNAQSAHTSNGSLNAQSAHTRNGSLNAQSAHTRNGSLNAQSAHTRNGSLNAQSAHTRNGSLNAQSAHTRNNGSLNAQSAHTSNGSLNAQSAHTSNGSLNAQSAHTRNGSLNAQSVHTRNGSLNAQSAHTRNGSLNAQSAHTRNGSLNAQSAHTRNGSLNAQSAHTRNGSLNAQSAHTRNGSLNAQSAHTRNGSLNAQSAHTSNGSLNAQSAHTRNGSLNAQTAHTRNGSLNAQSAHTRNGSLNAQSAHTSNGSLNAQSAHTRNGSLNAQSAHTSNGSLNAQSAHTRNGSLNAQSAHTRNGSLNAQSAHTRNGSLNAQSAHTRNNGSLNAQSAHTRNNGSLNAQSAHTRNNGSLNAQSAHTRNNGSLNAQSAHTRNGSLNAQSAHTSNNGSLNAQSAHTRNNGSLNAQSAHTRNNGSLNAQSAHTRNNGSLNAQSVHTSNNGSLNAQSAHTRNGSLNAQSAHTRNNGSLNAQSAHTRNGSLNAQSAHTRNGSLNAQSAHTRNNGSLNAQSAHTRNGSLNAQSAHTRNNGSLNAQSAHTRNNGSLNAQSAHTRNNGSLNAQSAHTSNGSLNAQSAHTSNGSLNAQSAHTSNGSLNAQSAHTRNGSLNAQSAHTRNGSLNAQSAHTSNGSLNAQSAHTRNGSLNAQSAHTRNGSLNAQSAHTSNGSLNAQSAHTRNGSLNAQSAHTRNNGSLNAQSAHTRNGSLNAQSAHTRNGKTIFLLGKVNVQNH is encoded by the coding sequence ATGGGTCACAATGCCCAGAGTGCACACACAAGAAATAATGGGTCACTCAATGCCCAGAGTGCACACACAAGAAATAATGGGTCACTCAATGCCCAGAGTGCACACACAAGAAATGGGTCACTCAATGCCCAGAGTGCACACACAAGTAATGGGTCACTCAATGCCCAGAGTGCACACACAAGAAATAATGGGTCACTCAATGCCCAGAGTGCACACACAAGAAATAATGGGTCACTCAATGCCCAGAGTGCACACACAAGAAATAATGGGTCACTCAATGCCCAGAGTGTACACACAAGAAATGGGTCACTCAATGCCCAGAGTGTACACACAAGAAATGGGTCACTCAATGCCCAGAGTGCACACACAAGAAATGGGTCACTCAATGCCCAGAGTGCACACACAAGAAATGGGTCACTCAATGCCCAGAGTGCACACACAAGTAATGGGTCACTCAATGCCCAGAGTGCACACACAAGAAATGGGTCACTCAATGCCCAGAGTGCACACACAAGAAATGGGTCACTCAATGCCCAGAGTGCACACACAAGAAATGGGTCACTCAATGCCCAGAGTGCACACACAAGAAATGGGTCACTCAATGCCCAGAGTGCACACACAAGAAATAATGGGTCACTCAATGCCCAGAGTGCACACACAAGTAATGGGTCACTCAATGCCCAGAGTGCACACACAAGTAATGGGTCACTCAATGCCCAGAGTGCACACACAAGAAATGGGTCACTCAATGCCCAGAGTGTACACACAAGAAATGGGTCACTCAATGCCCAGAGTGCACACACAAGAAATGGGTCACTCAATGCCCAGAGTGCACACACAAGAAATGGGTCACTCAATGCCCAGAGTGCACACACAAGAAATGGGTCACTCAATGCCCAGAGTGCACACACAAGAAATGGGTCACTCAATGCCCAGAGTGCACACACAAGAAATGGGTCACTCAATGCCCAGAGTGCACACACAAGAAATGGGTCACTCAATGCCCAGAGTGCACACACAAGTAATGGGTCACTCAATGCCCAGAGTGCACACACAAGAAATGGGTCACTCAATGCCCAGACTGCACACACAAGAAATGGGTCACTCAATGCCCAGAGTGCACACACAAGAAATGGGTCACTCAATGCCCAGAGTGCACACACAAGTAATGGGTCACTCAATGCCCAGAGTGCACACACAAGAAATGGGTCACTCAATGCCCAGAGTGCACACACAAGTAATGGGTCACTCAATGCCCAGAGTGCACACACAAGAAATGGGTCACTCAATGCCCAGAGTGCACACACAAGAAATGGGTCACTCAATGCCCAGAGTGCACACACAAGAAATGGGTCACTCAATGCCCAGAGTGCACACACAAGAAATAATGGGTCACTCAATGCCCAGAGTGCACACACAAGAAATAATGGGTCACTCAATGCCCAGAGTGCACACACAAGAAATAATGGGTCACTCAATGCCCAGAGTGCACACACAAGAAATAATGGGTCACTCAATGCCCAGAGTGCACACACAAGAAATGGGTCACTCAATGCCCAGAGTGCACACACAAGTAATAATGGGTCACTCAATGCCCAGAGTGCACACACAAGAAATAATGGGTCACTCAATGCCCAGAGTGCACACACAAGAAATAATGGGTCACTCAATGCCCAGAGTGCACACACAAGAAATAATGGGTCACTCAATGCCCAGAGTGTACACACAAGTAATAATGGGTCACTCAATGCCCAGAGTGCACACACAAGAAATGGGTCACTCAATGCCCAGAGTGCACACACAAGAAATAATGGGTCACTCAATGCCCAGAGTGCACACACAAGAAATGGGTCACTCAATGCCCAGAGTGCACACACAAGAAATGGGTCACTCAATGCCCAGAGTGCACACACAAGAAATAATGGGTCACTCAATGCCCAGAGTGCACACACAAGAAATGGGTCACTCAATGCCCAGAGTGCACACACAAGAAATAATGGGTCACTCAATGCCCAGAGTGCACACACAAGAAATAATGGGTCACTCAATGCCCAGAGTGCACACACAAGAAATAATGGGTCACTCAATGCCCAGAGTGCACATACAAGTAATGGGTCACTCAATGCCCAGAGTGCACACACAAGTAATGGGTCACTCAATGCCCAGAGTGCACACACAAGTAATGGGTCACTCAATGCCCAGAGTGCACACACAAGAAATGGGTCACTCAATGCCCAGAGTGCACACACAAGAAATGGGTCACTCAATGCCCAGAGTGCACACACAAGTAATGGGTCACTCAATGCCCAGAGTGCACACACAAGAAATGGGTCACTCAATGCCCAGAGTGCACACACAAGAAATGGGTCACTCAATGCCCAGAGTGCACACACAAGTAATGGGTCACTCAATGCCCAGAGTGCACACACAAGAAATGGGTCACTCAATGCCCAGAGTGCACACACAAGAAATAATGGGTCACTCAATGCCCAGAGTGCACACACAAGAAATGGGTCACTCAATGCCCAGAGTGCACACACAAGAAATGGCAAAACAATATTCCTCTTGGGCAAGGTAAATGTACAAAACCACTAA